A genomic region of Lysinibacillus sp. 2017 contains the following coding sequences:
- a CDS encoding Hsp20/alpha crystallin family protein — protein MSLLPDDSFKQLSNVRKEFDRMFSAFPFDLSFFDNMFGNFSGMKVDVHETATEVIVICDIPGLEKDDDIQINVDQNMLSIRGSINKATEINDGNMFRQERYAGGFYRSIFLPSPVSRDSVKAIYRNGVLEVRMLKTAQTNVQSIDIDFY, from the coding sequence ATGTCATTACTACCTGATGATTCATTTAAACAATTATCGAATGTAAGAAAAGAATTTGACCGGATGTTTTCAGCTTTTCCTTTTGATTTGAGTTTTTTTGATAATATGTTTGGAAACTTTAGCGGCATGAAAGTCGATGTGCATGAAACAGCAACGGAAGTCATCGTTATTTGTGATATTCCTGGTTTAGAAAAGGACGACGATATACAGATCAATGTTGATCAGAATATGTTAAGCATTAGAGGTTCCATCAATAAAGCAACAGAAATAAATGATGGAAATATGTTTAGACAAGAGCGTTATGCAGGTGGCTTCTATCGTTCTATATTCCTACCAAGTCCTGTTTCTAGAGACAGTGTGAAGGCAATTTATAGAAATGGTGTGCTTGAGGTAAGAATGCTTAAAACGGCACAAACTAACGTACAAAGTATTGATATAGATTTTTATTAA
- a CDS encoding acyltransferase family protein → MKRTAYFDNAKAILIYLVVLGHLLSGYLLENKYLDTLYLVIYLFHMPAFILISGHFSRKIKSKADLKKIAKTLILPYVIFQLIYSLYYKSIFGDGVEIEFFEPRYALWFLLSMVMWKLMLLVFGGHKAMVLVSIVVSLLVGYMSEVNEWLTLSRTFFFFPFFLIGYYLNRENFAKMKNKWNVRVASTLAVMLVLLVYLYGDVHWQEWFLGRIPYEEIHYGILQSSVLSRLLIYGLMMVSTYIFLTLVPKGNLWYTTIGGKTLCVYLLHLFIVRAFKETQIFEWIEDTGNYLALFAIAFIIVYVLSRKWVWRITAPILTVNKK, encoded by the coding sequence ATGAAAAGAACAGCATATTTTGATAACGCAAAAGCTATTTTAATTTACTTAGTTGTATTAGGACATTTACTATCGGGCTATTTGTTGGAAAATAAATATTTAGACACATTATATTTAGTTATCTATTTATTCCATATGCCAGCCTTTATTTTAATTTCAGGACATTTTTCTAGAAAAATTAAAAGTAAAGCAGATCTAAAGAAAATCGCTAAAACTTTGATTTTACCCTATGTTATTTTCCAACTCATATATAGTCTTTACTATAAAAGCATCTTTGGTGACGGAGTAGAAATAGAGTTTTTTGAACCACGCTACGCCTTATGGTTTTTACTCAGTATGGTGATGTGGAAACTCATGCTATTGGTGTTCGGTGGTCATAAAGCGATGGTTTTAGTATCCATCGTTGTATCCTTACTAGTAGGTTATATGAGTGAAGTGAATGAGTGGCTAACTTTATCGAGAACATTTTTCTTCTTCCCATTCTTTTTAATAGGTTATTACTTGAATCGGGAAAATTTTGCGAAGATGAAAAATAAATGGAACGTACGAGTTGCGAGTACACTAGCGGTTATGCTTGTACTACTCGTCTATTTATACGGCGATGTCCATTGGCAGGAATGGTTTTTAGGACGTATACCGTACGAAGAGATTCACTATGGAATACTTCAATCAAGTGTACTAAGCAGATTACTAATTTACGGATTAATGATGGTTAGTACATATATCTTTTTAACACTTGTTCCAAAGGGAAATCTATGGTACACAACGATTGGCGGTAAAACACTATGTGTCTATTTACTACATTTATTTATCGTCCGAGCATTTAAAGAAACTCAAATTTTTGAATGGATAGAGGATACGGGGAATTATCTCGCATTGTTTGCGATTGCCTTTATCATTGTCTATGTATTATCGCGTAAATGGGTGTGGCGCATAACTGCTCCGATACTTACAGTAAATAAGAAATAA
- a CDS encoding methionine ABC transporter ATP-binding protein, with amino-acid sequence MIQLHNVSKKYEEFYAVKNVSLTINQGEIYGLIGPSGAGKSTLLRLMNLLEFPDAGEVNVAGQQLTYLSSNQLRNARKSIGMIFQHFNLVANKTVYENVAISLKLANYPKREIKTRVEECLKFVGLESMQKRYPSQLSGGQKQRVAIARALANKPQMLLCDEPTSSLDPTTTAEILTVLQTINKTFGVTIVIVSHEMDVIKSICQRVCVLADGKVYETVDIIPAGITKIAHDPQTFVEQLTRKDDVK; translated from the coding sequence ATGATTCAATTACATAATGTCAGTAAAAAATATGAGGAGTTTTATGCGGTCAAAAACGTATCACTTACTATTAATCAAGGCGAAATTTACGGATTAATAGGTCCAAGTGGGGCAGGGAAATCGACACTACTAAGGCTGATGAATCTACTAGAATTTCCAGATGCCGGTGAGGTAAATGTGGCTGGACAACAGCTCACATACCTATCTTCAAATCAATTACGTAATGCGAGAAAATCCATTGGTATGATTTTTCAACATTTTAATTTAGTAGCAAATAAAACAGTATATGAGAACGTTGCAATTTCATTGAAGTTAGCAAATTATCCAAAACGAGAAATAAAAACAAGAGTGGAAGAATGCTTAAAATTTGTTGGGCTTGAATCGATGCAGAAAAGATATCCCTCACAGTTAAGTGGTGGACAAAAGCAACGTGTCGCGATTGCGCGTGCGTTAGCAAATAAGCCACAAATGTTACTTTGCGACGAGCCTACCTCTTCACTCGACCCAACGACGACCGCTGAAATTTTAACAGTATTGCAAACGATCAATAAAACGTTTGGTGTAACGATTGTCATTGTCAGCCATGAGATGGACGTGATTAAGAGTATTTGTCAGCGTGTTTGTGTCTTAGCAGACGGTAAAGTTTATGAAACGGTAGACATTATCCCGGCTGGCATTACTAAAATCGCACACGATCCACAAACCTTCGTCGAACAATTAACGAGGAAGGATGACGTGAAATGA
- a CDS encoding methionine ABC transporter permease, which yields MIDILVQYQAEILQSILETFMMVGVSIVAAIIVGLPVGTLLFLCRKERLLENRILYVTLNLLVNIIRSFPFLLLVVFLIPFTRWLVGTAIGTTAATVPLAIIAIAHYSRLVEQSLLEVPKGVIDAAISMGASVKEVIFKFLFVEARSGLVLGLTTSTISFISYSTIMGVVGGGGIGDFAIRYGYQQFKTDLMMYMIIIMIILVQGIQIIGTTVARKIDKR from the coding sequence ATGATAGATATTTTAGTACAATACCAAGCAGAAATACTTCAATCGATTTTAGAAACATTTATGATGGTTGGCGTATCGATAGTAGCTGCAATAATTGTAGGATTACCCGTGGGCACACTGTTATTTTTATGTCGTAAGGAGCGTTTATTAGAAAATCGTATATTGTATGTAACATTAAATTTGCTGGTGAATATTATTCGATCATTTCCGTTTTTATTACTGGTCGTGTTTTTAATTCCATTTACTAGATGGCTTGTCGGAACTGCGATTGGGACGACAGCTGCAACTGTACCGTTAGCGATTATTGCGATTGCTCATTATTCTCGTCTTGTTGAGCAATCGTTGTTAGAAGTACCTAAAGGCGTTATCGATGCAGCTATTTCAATGGGTGCTTCGGTGAAGGAAGTGATTTTTAAATTTCTATTTGTTGAAGCGCGTTCGGGCCTTGTTCTTGGTCTAACAACCTCTACAATAAGCTTTATTTCGTATTCAACGATTATGGGCGTCGTTGGTGGTGGAGGAATTGGAGATTTTGCAATTCGATACGGCTACCAGCAATTCAAAACTGATCTTATGATGTATATGATCATCATTATGATAATTCTTGTACAGGGAATTCAGATAATAGGCACTACTGTTGCAAGAAAAATAGATAAACGATAG
- a CDS encoding MetQ/NlpA family ABC transporter substrate-binding protein, giving the protein MKKLFMLFTALVVFSLAACSEKDEAVPNNNEAQEQQSTTLKVASLIPPMTEILDVVKPLLAEEGIELEVVILGDNVQPNAALAAKEVDANFFQHQPFMQEYNKSTDSNLVAIEKIYYPNFGIYSKNYKSWDALPNGATLAIANDLSNIDRTLQLLAQHDVITLKEKTDTYYALKDIATNPKNLQFSDVDLLMLARMYDEADAVVMYPAYAAPLGLTPTKDAILTEGTGNEYALQLVTREDNKDDVVIQKLKEAMVSDEVREFLIENYEETASPAF; this is encoded by the coding sequence ATGAAAAAATTATTCATGCTATTCACAGCGCTAGTTGTATTCTCACTGGCAGCATGTAGCGAAAAAGACGAAGCCGTTCCGAACAACAATGAAGCACAAGAACAACAGTCTACTACTTTGAAGGTGGCGTCATTAATCCCACCTATGACTGAAATTTTAGATGTTGTAAAACCATTATTAGCTGAAGAAGGTATCGAGCTTGAAGTGGTCATTTTAGGGGATAACGTCCAACCAAATGCGGCATTAGCAGCAAAGGAAGTGGACGCAAACTTCTTCCAACATCAACCATTCATGCAAGAGTACAATAAAAGTACCGATTCTAATTTAGTAGCGATTGAAAAAATTTACTATCCGAACTTCGGTATCTATTCGAAAAATTATAAATCATGGGATGCACTTCCTAATGGTGCAACACTAGCCATTGCAAATGATTTATCAAATATAGACCGTACACTACAATTACTAGCACAACATGACGTGATTACATTAAAAGAAAAAACGGATACATATTACGCATTAAAAGATATTGCAACGAATCCGAAAAACTTACAATTTAGTGATGTCGACCTATTAATGTTAGCGCGTATGTATGATGAAGCAGATGCGGTAGTTATGTATCCAGCATATGCAGCTCCACTTGGATTAACACCGACAAAAGATGCCATTCTAACTGAAGGTACAGGCAATGAATATGCGCTTCAATTAGTAACACGCGAAGATAATAAGGACGATGTAGTGATTCAAAAGCTGAAGGAAGCAATGGTCAGTGATGAAGTTCGTGAATTTTTAATCGAAAACTATGAGGAAACAGCATCACCAGCGTTTTAG
- a CDS encoding bifunctional 2',3'-cyclic-nucleotide 2'-phosphodiesterase/3'-nucleotidase, whose amino-acid sequence MWKKLSASALTLSLLASGMTVAPASAANDEEITRGEFVKAVIDALGVTVGSGKSVQFKDVPESLKPYIEKAIELKLINGKTPTQFAPDEKVSRSQAFIVAARGLQGDATYSEDVLNQFKDADTIAKANRQEMAKAVKLGLLKGYEDATIRPNNIVKKVELDKILERFLAEYSPVAANTTVALRILGTTDIHTNVVNYDYYKDTESNSLGLAKTALLIDEARKENPNTLLFDNGDEIQGTPLGSYMQSVKKLADGEIHPSIAAMIALDYDAATFGNHEFNYGLDFLDEVTDDATFPYVNANIRNATTKELMYDPYVMIEKEVVDSNGEKAMIKVGVTGIVPPQILKWDKSNLEGKVTVDDSIQAVKAIVPQMKEAGADVVVVLSHSGMGDATHEVGEEDVSYLMTEIKDVDAVISGHAHDVFPGKVDASIKTVDLEKGTMNGVPIVMAGKYGSHLGVIDLQLEKKGDSWDVTDGTGAVREISKDNSDVNQAVVDSVKEAHEGTIEYVRQAVGTTTATIHSYFSQVQDDPSIQIVTDAQTIYLKEKLKGTQYENLPVLSAGAPFKAGTRSDPDYYTYVAKGELAIKNVADLYLYDNTLSMLKVTGADVKEWLEMSAGQYNQIDVTKTEEQQLINADYRSYNYDVIDGVTYEIDVTQPAKYDPSGNLVNEKASRIVNLQYKGEPIDLKQDFIVATNNYRANGTFPGVRNATAVEIYPDENRQSIIDYILAEKTIDPSADGNWKFAPIPDNVKVVFESSKKAVNVLEKDSNIQFIGDGTDGFGKYLLKTN is encoded by the coding sequence ATGTGGAAAAAATTATCTGCTTCTGCACTTACATTATCACTTTTAGCAAGTGGAATGACGGTAGCACCAGCATCGGCGGCAAATGATGAGGAAATAACGCGCGGTGAGTTTGTAAAGGCAGTTATTGATGCATTAGGTGTAACTGTTGGCTCTGGTAAATCTGTACAGTTCAAAGATGTACCTGAATCATTAAAGCCTTATATTGAAAAAGCAATAGAATTAAAGTTAATTAATGGAAAAACTCCTACACAATTTGCACCAGATGAAAAGGTGTCTCGCTCACAAGCGTTCATCGTTGCAGCACGTGGCTTACAAGGGGATGCTACATATTCAGAAGATGTATTAAATCAATTTAAAGATGCAGATACAATTGCAAAAGCTAATCGTCAAGAAATGGCGAAAGCTGTAAAATTAGGTCTTTTAAAAGGCTATGAAGATGCTACAATTCGACCAAATAATATTGTTAAAAAAGTAGAACTGGACAAAATTTTAGAGCGCTTTTTAGCAGAGTATAGTCCAGTAGCAGCAAATACTACTGTAGCATTACGTATTTTAGGGACAACAGATATCCATACAAATGTTGTAAACTATGACTACTATAAAGATACTGAATCAAACAGTTTAGGGCTTGCCAAGACAGCATTATTAATTGATGAGGCACGAAAAGAAAATCCAAATACATTGTTATTTGACAATGGTGATGAAATTCAAGGAACGCCACTAGGCTCATACATGCAATCTGTGAAAAAGTTAGCAGATGGTGAGATTCATCCTTCAATTGCAGCAATGATTGCATTGGATTACGATGCTGCTACATTTGGTAATCATGAATTTAACTATGGCTTAGATTTTTTAGATGAAGTAACAGATGATGCAACATTCCCATACGTAAATGCGAATATTCGTAACGCAACAACTAAAGAACTAATGTACGATCCTTACGTAATGATTGAAAAAGAAGTTGTCGATTCAAATGGGGAAAAAGCAATGATTAAAGTGGGTGTAACAGGTATTGTTCCACCACAAATTTTAAAATGGGATAAATCGAATTTAGAAGGAAAAGTTACAGTTGATGATTCAATTCAAGCTGTAAAAGCGATTGTTCCACAAATGAAAGAAGCAGGCGCAGATGTTGTTGTTGTGTTATCTCACTCAGGTATGGGCGATGCAACACATGAAGTTGGCGAAGAAGATGTTTCTTATTTAATGACAGAAATTAAAGATGTGGATGCGGTTATTTCAGGACACGCACATGATGTATTCCCAGGTAAAGTAGACGCGTCTATTAAAACGGTTGATTTAGAAAAAGGTACAATGAACGGTGTACCAATTGTCATGGCTGGTAAATACGGTAGCCACCTTGGAGTAATTGATTTACAACTTGAGAAAAAAGGCGATTCTTGGGATGTGACAGATGGAACAGGCGCTGTACGTGAAATTTCTAAAGACAATTCAGATGTAAACCAAGCAGTCGTTGATAGTGTGAAGGAAGCACATGAAGGTACAATCGAGTATGTTCGTCAAGCGGTAGGAACAACGACAGCGACAATTCATAGCTATTTCTCACAAGTACAAGATGATCCATCAATTCAAATCGTAACAGATGCACAAACGATTTATTTGAAAGAAAAATTAAAAGGTACACAATACGAAAATTTACCAGTATTATCTGCGGGTGCACCATTTAAAGCGGGTACGAGAAGTGATCCGGACTACTATACGTATGTAGCAAAAGGCGAATTAGCAATTAAAAACGTAGCAGATCTTTACTTATATGACAACACATTGTCAATGCTAAAAGTAACAGGTGCGGATGTAAAAGAATGGTTAGAAATGTCTGCAGGTCAATACAATCAAATTGATGTAACAAAAACAGAAGAACAACAATTAATTAATGCCGATTATCGTTCATATAACTATGATGTGATTGATGGTGTAACATATGAAATCGATGTAACACAGCCAGCAAAATATGATCCAAGTGGTAATTTAGTGAACGAAAAGGCTTCACGTATTGTTAACTTACAATACAAAGGTGAACCAATCGACTTAAAACAAGATTTCATCGTAGCAACGAACAACTACCGTGCTAACGGAACATTCCCTGGTGTACGTAATGCAACAGCGGTAGAAATTTATCCAGATGAAAACCGCCAATCGATTATCGACTATATCTTAGCGGAAAAAACGATTGACCCATCAGCAGATGGTAACTGGAAATTTGCTCCGATTCCGGACAACGTTAAAGTAGTATTTGAGTCATCGAAAAAAGCAGTTAATGTATTAGAAAAAGATAGTAACATTCAATTTATTGGTGATGGAACAGATGGCTTTGGTAAATATTTATTAAAAACAAATTAA
- a CDS encoding alkaline phosphatase family protein gives MKRKIVIAFIILIILSATLIVVISISPIKKLDEISIQSTKKPVILIIVDSLMSEPLQTTVKEGKAPAFAFLINNGQLNQEMISSYPTMSLTIDSTLLTGTYPNQHKVPGLIWFKEDENRMISYGSGIREIWNNGVGNVAMDSIVHLNKDHLSKEVQTIHEELANRDLVSASINGLLYRGSFEQQLNVPKLISMTNLLPKKNEIKGPTIFSLGALSQYNPSNNRHKFVWNRMGVNNKFTANELKYLIEQKKLPSFTLAYLPDADASIHKHGPDNLKGIEKADQALQDIFNSFSSWEEAIQEVTWIVLGDSGQSFVNEDKETSLINLNDSLGDFTFWKGEKRSAQLAIAITYVDDYEESWRIAGNASILDLKVTKEVRIQYQDYPDALARLYGALHSQEGRVIIVDAKPSYEFIEEHSHDHAGGGAHGSLHKVDSVVPIIVTGTREFPKSNRLVDMKKWILQLLDGS, from the coding sequence ATGAAGCGAAAAATAGTCATCGCGTTTATAATATTGATAATCCTCAGCGCAACTCTTATAGTAGTAATTTCTATATCTCCAATAAAAAAGTTGGATGAAATTTCAATACAATCAACAAAGAAGCCCGTTATACTTATAATTGTGGATTCATTAATGAGTGAACCATTACAAACAACAGTTAAAGAAGGTAAAGCACCGGCCTTCGCATTTTTGATCAACAATGGACAGCTTAATCAGGAAATGATTAGCTCTTATCCGACGATGTCTCTCACCATCGATAGTACGTTATTAACCGGTACGTATCCGAATCAACATAAAGTGCCGGGATTGATTTGGTTTAAGGAAGATGAAAATCGAATGATTAGTTATGGCAGTGGAATCCGTGAAATATGGAATAATGGGGTAGGGAATGTAGCAATGGACAGTATTGTTCATCTTAATAAAGACCATTTAAGTAAAGAGGTTCAAACCATTCATGAAGAGCTTGCAAATCGAGACCTTGTATCTGCTTCGATCAATGGTCTTTTATACCGTGGAAGTTTTGAACAACAACTAAACGTCCCAAAGCTTATATCGATGACTAATCTGTTACCAAAAAAAAATGAAATAAAGGGACCGACAATATTTTCACTTGGTGCGCTATCTCAATATAATCCATCGAATAATCGTCATAAGTTTGTATGGAATCGTATGGGAGTCAATAACAAATTCACTGCAAATGAGTTGAAATACTTAATCGAACAAAAGAAGTTACCTTCATTCACATTGGCTTATTTGCCAGATGCAGATGCTTCCATACACAAACATGGTCCAGACAATTTAAAGGGCATTGAAAAAGCAGATCAGGCATTACAAGATATATTCAATAGCTTTTCATCTTGGGAAGAAGCAATTCAGGAAGTAACATGGATTGTATTAGGAGATAGCGGCCAATCGTTCGTAAATGAAGATAAAGAGACTTCTTTAATTAATTTAAATGATTCATTGGGAGATTTTACGTTTTGGAAAGGGGAAAAAAGGAGTGCCCAACTTGCGATCGCGATTACCTATGTTGACGACTATGAAGAATCGTGGCGAATTGCTGGGAATGCTTCAATATTAGACTTAAAAGTTACAAAAGAAGTACGCATTCAGTATCAAGATTATCCAGATGCCCTTGCAAGGCTATATGGAGCGCTTCATTCACAGGAAGGGCGTGTCATTATCGTGGATGCTAAGCCTTCGTATGAGTTCATTGAAGAACATAGTCACGATCATGCGGGAGGTGGCGCTCATGGGTCTCTTCATAAAGTAGATTCGGTTGTTCCAATCATTGTTACGGGAACGAGGGAATTCCCTAAATCTAATCGTCTTGTTGATATGAAGAAGTGGATTCTTCAACTATTGGATGGCTCATAA
- a CDS encoding LLM class flavin-dependent oxidoreductase, producing the protein MEQYRINEANGMEFGLYTLGDHIPNPLTGHRISAQQRIQEIIEVSKLAEQAGIDVFAVGESHEQYFTTQAHSVVLGAIAQATEKIKISSSATVLSVADPVRVYEDFATIDLISNGRAEIVAGRGSRVGAHELFGVSLRDYEDIFEEKLALLKQLNDKEIINYEGKFRPALKDAHILPQPLNGSIPIWRAVGGPPTSAMKAGYMGIPMMLTTLGGPSENFKPSVDAYREAAQRSGFDPATLPIATTSLFYVAETESEAVEGMHPHLSGGFQAIRGQGYPRWQVEQAPDVRDALMVGSTNQIIEKMLYQYELFGMQRFMAQIDFGGVPLDKVMKNIEIIGNDIIPAIKKYTAK; encoded by the coding sequence ATGGAACAATATCGCATTAATGAAGCAAACGGTATGGAATTTGGATTATACACGTTAGGAGATCATATTCCAAATCCTCTAACAGGACACCGAATTTCAGCACAACAACGTATTCAAGAAATAATCGAGGTAAGTAAACTCGCAGAACAAGCAGGCATTGATGTGTTTGCAGTTGGCGAAAGCCATGAGCAATATTTTACAACCCAAGCACATAGTGTTGTACTTGGTGCTATTGCACAAGCTACAGAAAAAATTAAAATTTCGAGTTCAGCAACGGTTTTAAGTGTAGCAGATCCTGTTCGTGTCTATGAAGATTTCGCAACGATCGATTTAATTTCAAATGGACGTGCTGAAATTGTGGCTGGTCGTGGTTCACGTGTTGGCGCACACGAATTATTTGGTGTCAGCCTACGTGATTACGAAGATATTTTTGAAGAAAAATTAGCATTATTAAAACAATTAAATGATAAAGAAATTATTAATTATGAAGGTAAATTCCGCCCTGCACTTAAAGATGCTCACATTTTACCGCAGCCGCTAAATGGTTCGATACCGATTTGGCGTGCGGTTGGTGGGCCTCCTACAAGCGCGATGAAAGCAGGCTATATGGGCATTCCGATGATGCTTACTACTTTAGGGGGTCCTTCAGAAAACTTCAAGCCTTCTGTCGATGCGTATCGTGAAGCCGCACAACGCAGTGGATTTGACCCTGCGACTTTACCCATTGCGACAACAAGTTTATTTTATGTAGCAGAAACGGAAAGTGAAGCAGTTGAAGGCATGCACCCTCATTTAAGCGGTGGCTTCCAGGCAATCCGGGGACAAGGTTATCCGCGCTGGCAAGTGGAACAAGCACCTGACGTTCGCGATGCCTTAATGGTCGGTAGTACAAATCAAATTATTGAAAAAATGTTGTACCAGTACGAGCTATTCGGCATGCAACGCTTCATGGCCCAAATCGATTTTGGCGGCGTGCCTTTAGATAAAGTGATGAAAAACATTGAGATTATTGGGAACGATATCATTCCTGCCATTAAAAAATATACAGCGAAATAA
- a CDS encoding ring-cleaving dioxygenase: MYTIPGHHHISMITKNAQQNNTFYREVLGLRRVKVTVNQDDTSMYHLFYGDKTGSPGTELSFFEIPLVGRTHRGTNAITKIGLLVPSIESLHYWQARFDELDVNHEGISTYVGRPALLFEDKEGLRMALIVGNGQKVDHWETYEKSPVPEEHQIQGMGTVEMTVKNLSKLTSTLTEVFGYTIAEQDERTARFQSINGDVFGEIYAIEQDGPSEKPGRGSIHHLAIRVKNDEELEYWNEQVKNRGFHSSGIIDRFYFKSIYFRESNGILFEIATDGPGLLRDGNIDTLGEQLDLPDFLEARREEIIGKLNPIE, from the coding sequence ATGTATACAATTCCAGGACATCACCACATTTCAATGATCACAAAGAATGCACAGCAAAATAATACGTTTTACCGTGAAGTATTGGGCTTACGCCGCGTGAAAGTAACTGTTAACCAAGATGATACATCGATGTATCACCTATTTTATGGGGACAAAACAGGTAGCCCAGGGACCGAATTATCATTTTTTGAAATCCCTTTAGTTGGTCGTACACATCGCGGTACAAATGCCATTACGAAAATTGGCTTACTTGTACCAAGCATTGAAAGCCTACACTACTGGCAAGCTCGATTTGATGAATTAGATGTCAATCATGAAGGTATCTCAACGTATGTTGGTCGCCCTGCCCTTCTATTTGAAGATAAAGAAGGCTTACGTATGGCACTAATTGTTGGCAACGGTCAAAAGGTAGACCATTGGGAAACTTATGAAAAATCACCAGTGCCAGAAGAACATCAAATCCAAGGCATGGGTACAGTTGAAATGACCGTGAAAAACTTGTCAAAATTAACAAGCACACTAACTGAAGTTTTCGGATACACAATTGCCGAGCAAGATGAGCGTACTGCACGCTTTCAATCAATCAACGGTGATGTTTTCGGTGAAATTTATGCCATCGAACAAGACGGACCATCCGAAAAACCTGGACGCGGTAGTATTCACCACTTAGCGATTCGAGTAAAAAACGACGAAGAACTAGAATACTGGAATGAGCAAGTGAAAAACCGCGGCTTCCATTCATCAGGAATTATAGATCGCTTTTACTTCAAAAGCATCTACTTCCGTGAATCCAATGGGATCCTATTTGAAATTGCAACAGACGGACCAGGTCTATTACGTGATGGAAATATCGATACACTTGGTGAACAATTAGATTTACCAGACTTTTTAGAAGCACGTAGAGAAGAAATCATTGGAAAGCTAAACCCAATCGAATAA
- a CDS encoding MarR family winged helix-turn-helix transcriptional regulator: protein MQNNTLGSLIWLRMMRFTHQSNLLSNEFLRDFGLTTAQFDVLLQISIAPRITQSELAEKVTVTQGGISRMLARLEQDGLIERKQDWKTKYISLTDKGATLLDNAFDAQLAFQSSFFDETLSKEEQKQLYRLLSRVQKNSEHRSK from the coding sequence TTGCAAAACAATACACTTGGCTCACTTATATGGCTTCGGATGATGCGTTTTACTCATCAAAGTAATTTATTATCAAACGAATTTTTAAGAGATTTTGGCTTAACGACCGCGCAGTTTGATGTACTGTTACAAATATCAATTGCTCCACGGATTACACAATCTGAACTTGCCGAAAAAGTCACGGTGACGCAAGGTGGTATTTCGCGCATGCTCGCTCGTTTGGAACAAGATGGTTTAATCGAACGTAAGCAAGATTGGAAAACGAAATATATATCATTGACGGATAAAGGTGCGACATTACTAGACAATGCATTTGATGCACAGCTTGCCTTTCAATCATCATTTTTCGATGAAACATTATCAAAAGAAGAACAAAAACAATTATATCGACTGCTATCCCGGGTTCAAAAAAATAGCGAACATCGTAGTAAATAG
- a CDS encoding GNAT family N-acetyltransferase, giving the protein MTVKEEKFEYNSETERLVIRPLKKTDYENWLKEFENRYPSQNRHDQGKLDMSECTLEWFCHLVDKHQELALTDTTYIFGVYSKEEGTHLGMIDFSTLTRDDFQWGRIGYTIHNQHWRKGYGKEAVSAALTLAFDQLKFHRIEAHINIDNMPSIKLVESVGMEFECIRKGFIYEDDEWTDHLIYYKNS; this is encoded by the coding sequence TTGACAGTAAAAGAGGAAAAATTCGAATATAATTCAGAAACAGAAAGATTAGTAATAAGACCATTAAAGAAAACTGACTATGAAAATTGGTTAAAGGAATTTGAAAACCGGTATCCATCACAAAATCGCCATGATCAAGGGAAATTAGATATGAGCGAATGTACACTAGAGTGGTTTTGTCATCTAGTAGACAAACATCAAGAATTAGCACTTACAGATACTACTTACATATTCGGTGTGTATAGCAAAGAAGAGGGTACGCATCTAGGTATGATTGATTTTTCAACTTTAACTAGAGATGATTTTCAATGGGGGAGGATCGGATATACCATTCACAATCAGCATTGGAGAAAGGGTTACGGCAAAGAAGCGGTGAGTGCAGCTCTGACGTTAGCATTCGACCAATTGAAATTTCATCGTATTGAGGCGCATATTAATATTGATAATATGCCTTCCATTAAATTAGTAGAAAGTGTTGGGATGGAATTTGAATGTATTCGAAAAGGTTTTATATACGAAGATGATGAATGGACTGACCATTTAATCTATTACAAGAACTCGTGA